The following proteins are encoded in a genomic region of Microcoleus sp. FACHB-68:
- a CDS encoding carbonic anhydrase, which yields MTQIDNLRTYPVIRAKLRARQIHIHAWVYKIETGESICLQRPRR from the coding sequence TTGACTCAAATAGACAATTTGCGAACTTATCCGGTTATTCGTGCCAAACTGCGTGCGCGTCAAATCCACATTCACGCTTGGGTTTATAAAATTGAGACGGGGGAAAGTATTTGCTTACAACGCCCTAGACGCTGA
- a CDS encoding metallophosphoesterase translates to MTTHSQLLTDPFLQMPAENSVRVVWFTEFAGSRHTVIYGKNLDQEVIATTTQLSRTREDSRSQVKGQTKDNPIFTQPTRRNIWRHEAKIENLIPDKKVPYSVASVRENGEKVESAVFTLTPAPSAKQPLKILLTSDHQLMPMTAANLEKVVETVGKVDAVFHAGDLVNIPDRASEWFDDDRGGAFFPCMQGRANYELEKNNVKTVYKGGELIQHAPLFTTIGNHEVMGRFSMESSLNEQLYDAYPRTAAQQLDQNADETWLKNNSFNTDTYEEIFSLPESNEGGEKYYAVTFGDVRLVVPFITNVWRVESLNADAKGRYREREQDLNNPAAWGYGQHIFEPIVKGSVQYNWLEKELNSSEFKQAKYKIVMFHHPPHTLGGNIVPAYTDPVQMIERNSSGNIQAIRYEYPKDADYIIRDVVPLLEAAGVQLVFYGHSHLWNRFLDSQGIHFLETSNVGNSYGAAVAENPRNVPAGYQEEYAATGNPNGLEPVMPTIAPILDENGKSVSYIASNDLTVFSILDTGAGTVSSYYFDTRLPQSNVVKFDEFKLGVPARNQK, encoded by the coding sequence ATGACAACTCATTCTCAACTGCTAACCGATCCTTTTTTACAAATGCCGGCTGAAAATTCGGTGCGAGTCGTTTGGTTTACCGAGTTTGCCGGTTCTCGCCACACGGTTATTTATGGCAAAAATTTGGATCAAGAAGTGATCGCGACTACTACCCAGTTAAGCCGCACTCGTGAAGATAGCCGCTCACAAGTTAAAGGTCAAACTAAAGATAATCCTATTTTTACGCAGCCAACAAGGCGAAACATCTGGCGTCACGAAGCAAAAATTGAGAATTTAATTCCAGATAAAAAGGTGCCTTATTCTGTCGCAAGTGTGCGAGAAAATGGGGAGAAAGTTGAAAGTGCTGTGTTTACCCTTACCCCGGCACCTTCTGCGAAACAACCTTTAAAAATCTTATTAACGTCCGATCATCAGTTAATGCCAATGACGGCGGCTAATCTTGAGAAAGTTGTCGAAACAGTGGGTAAGGTAGATGCCGTTTTTCACGCTGGAGACTTGGTAAACATTCCTGATCGGGCTTCAGAATGGTTTGATGATGATCGGGGGGGCGCTTTTTTTCCGTGTATGCAAGGACGCGCTAACTACGAATTAGAAAAAAATAACGTTAAAACTGTTTATAAAGGCGGAGAATTAATTCAACACGCCCCACTATTTACGACGATTGGAAATCATGAAGTTATGGGACGCTTTTCGATGGAAAGCAGCCTGAATGAGCAGTTGTATGATGCTTATCCTCGCACAGCCGCTCAACAACTCGACCAAAATGCAGATGAAACCTGGCTAAAAAATAATTCTTTTAATACGGACACTTACGAAGAGATTTTTTCGCTTCCTGAAAGTAATGAAGGTGGAGAAAAGTATTATGCTGTAACCTTTGGGGATGTGCGGTTGGTAGTTCCTTTCATAACAAACGTCTGGCGAGTTGAAAGCCTAAATGCTGATGCGAAGGGAAGATATCGGGAACGAGAGCAAGATTTAAATAATCCGGCTGCCTGGGGATATGGGCAGCATATTTTTGAGCCAATTGTCAAGGGAAGCGTTCAATATAATTGGCTGGAAAAAGAGCTGAATAGTTCAGAGTTTAAGCAGGCAAAATACAAGATTGTCATGTTCCACCATCCGCCGCATACGCTTGGGGGAAATATTGTGCCGGCATATACAGATCCGGTGCAGATGATTGAGCGTAATTCTAGTGGCAATATTCAGGCAATTCGCTATGAATACCCGAAGGATGCTGATTATATTATTCGGGATGTTGTCCCTTTGCTAGAGGCTGCCGGTGTGCAGTTGGTATTCTATGGACATTCCCATTTATGGAATCGATTCCTGGATTCTCAGGGAATCCACTTTTTAGAAACCTCAAATGTCGGGAATTCTTATGGCGCGGCGGTGGCAGAAAATCCGCGAAACGTCCCAGCCGGCTATCAGGAAGAATATGCAGCAACCGGCAATCCCAATGGGTTAGAGCCGGTGATGCCAACAATTGCGCCAATTCTTGATGAAAATGGGAAGTCGGTGTCTTATATTGCGAGTAACGATCTAACAGTTTTTAGCATATTAGATACGGGTGCCGGCACGGTGAGCAGCTATTACTTTGATACGCGGTTGCCGCAATCAAACGTGGTGAAATTTGATGAATTTAAACTTGGGGTGCCGGCTAGAAATCAAAAATAG
- a CDS encoding tetratricopeptide repeat protein yields MPAKQLYEQGLHKARQGNYWGAIDDFNQTLELQPGAVRAYHQRGLAYYYLQDYERAIEDFNKALYLNAKLSKTYFYRGNAWRKLGEHQQAIEDFNRAIANNYNLEAGYNNRGLAFAHLGEYESAIQDYDRSIAINPNNYKFYYNRGRAYYLLGNKQAAILDFERTLQLNTKYIKAYINRGLSYYHLKDYQQAINDYNQALIIDPKNVYAYYNRGCVRAKLGDYGGAIEDYNQAVVIDPTYAKAYMNRGLARYKLGDEPGANKDFYHVMCINAEAYTYYQAQRGTSDAKTYSKEAPRVEQNHGGEYFNTTLNSTWEKEDLSNLEDLLSEGEFINS; encoded by the coding sequence ATGCCGGCAAAACAATTGTATGAACAAGGTTTGCACAAAGCCCGTCAGGGCAACTACTGGGGAGCCATTGACGACTTCAACCAGACGCTGGAGCTGCAACCAGGAGCGGTTAGAGCTTACCATCAGCGCGGTCTTGCTTATTATTATTTACAAGACTATGAAAGGGCAATTGAAGATTTTAATAAAGCCTTGTATCTCAATGCGAAACTATCTAAAACATATTTTTATCGGGGGAATGCTTGGCGCAAATTAGGAGAGCATCAACAAGCCATTGAAGATTTTAATCGAGCCATTGCGAACAATTATAATTTGGAGGCCGGTTATAACAACCGGGGGCTGGCTTTTGCTCATTTAGGGGAATACGAATCGGCTATTCAAGATTACGATCGCTCAATAGCTATCAATCCCAATAACTACAAGTTTTATTACAATCGTGGCCGAGCTTACTATCTTTTGGGAAATAAACAAGCCGCAATTTTAGATTTCGAGCGAACTTTGCAATTAAATACAAAATATATCAAAGCTTATATTAATCGCGGCCTTTCTTATTATCACTTAAAAGATTATCAACAAGCAATTAACGATTACAATCAAGCGTTGATAATTGATCCAAAAAACGTTTATGCTTACTACAATCGAGGCTGTGTTCGAGCTAAATTAGGAGATTACGGGGGAGCCATTGAAGATTACAATCAAGCGGTAGTGATCGATCCCACCTATGCAAAAGCTTATATGAATCGAGGATTAGCCCGTTATAAATTGGGAGATGAACCTGGGGCGAATAAAGATTTTTATCACGTCATGTGTATTAATGCTGAAGCTTATACCTACTACCAAGCTCAGCGGGGTACTTCTGATGCGAAGACTTATTCTAAAGAAGCTCCGCGAGTTGAGCAGAATCATGGGGGAGAATACTTTAATACTACCTTAAATTCTACTTGGGAGAAAGAAGATTTAAGTAATCTTGAAGACTTGCTTTCTGAAGGAGAATTTATTAATTCATAA
- a CDS encoding photosystem I assembly protein Ycf3, whose product MPRTQRNDNFIDKSFTVMADIILKILPTNQKAKEAFAYYRDGMSAQADGEYAEALENYLEALKLEEDPNDRSYILYNIGLIHTSNGEQDKAMEYYLEALELNPRLPQALNNIAVIYHYRGDKAKEAGQDEEAEEMYQKAAEYWKRAIRIAPNNYIEAQNWLKTTGRSAMDVYF is encoded by the coding sequence ATGCCCAGAACTCAACGGAACGACAACTTCATCGACAAAAGCTTCACGGTGATGGCAGATATCATCCTGAAGATCCTGCCTACTAACCAAAAAGCGAAAGAAGCTTTCGCCTACTACCGCGATGGGATGTCTGCCCAGGCGGATGGGGAATATGCAGAAGCTTTAGAAAACTACTTGGAAGCGCTGAAGCTGGAAGAAGATCCCAATGATCGCAGCTATATCCTCTACAACATCGGGCTGATCCATACCAGCAACGGTGAACAGGATAAAGCGATGGAATACTATCTCGAAGCCCTTGAACTCAACCCTCGCTTGCCCCAGGCGCTGAACAATATTGCTGTGATTTATCACTATCGCGGCGATAAAGCGAAGGAAGCGGGTCAAGATGAGGAAGCCGAAGAAATGTACCAGAAAGCTGCTGAGTATTGGAAGCGAGCAATTCGCATTGCACCCAATAACTACATTGAAGCTCAAAACTGGCTGAAGACGACTGGGCGATCTGCGATGGACGTGTATTTCTAG
- a CDS encoding AarF/ABC1/UbiB kinase family protein — MDVKTVSPTSAQLNSATMTEQPISAATTQEASSAVATITVESERIPRVVELTDIAVPVPADNFSADALQYDAVAINEYYSTRPLPVWRRRLSIVSKLASFGINLWWDRQTGRLVKNQPARAEQLRKMLTQLGPAFIKIGQALSTRPDLVPPGYLEELAKLQDQLPPFANKIAYQFIEEELGAHPDEIYAELSLEPVAAASLGQVYKGKLKTGETVAVKVQRPGLAESITLDVYILRRLAAWAQRNMKQVRSDLVAIADEFAARLFEEMDYTHEGHNAERFAELYGHLKDIYVPKIYWPYTGRRVLTMEWIDGTKLTNLESLSAQGIDASYLIELGVQCSLRQLLEHGFFHADPHPGNLMATRDGQLAYLDFGMMSEVKPYQRYGLIQAIVHLVNRDFEGLAHDYVKLEFLTPDTDLTPIIPALAGVFGNALGASVAELNFKSITDELSQVMYDYPFRVPAYYALIIRSLVTLEGIAINVDPNFKVLSKAYPYVAKRLLTDTSPELRSSLRDLLFKEGSFRWNRLENLLKNAKSSDDYDISQALNQALEFLFSERGDFIRDYLIDEIVKTLDTLSRQSFQNATSVVGEWFGLRVNKPAMTPAEEKNMEHFQRILGILQETKGFDPVKVASVLPQLILKPETQRMGKQIAGGLAQRALARLIRDVLLRDQPSETKGYNGSQQRPLSLPAQRTK, encoded by the coding sequence ATGGATGTCAAGACGGTATCACCTACCTCAGCCCAGTTGAATTCAGCGACAATGACCGAGCAGCCGATATCTGCAGCCACAACCCAGGAGGCAAGCTCGGCAGTTGCCACTATCACGGTTGAGAGTGAGCGCATCCCCAGAGTGGTGGAGCTAACAGACATCGCCGTGCCGGTGCCGGCAGATAACTTTTCAGCAGATGCGCTGCAGTACGATGCAGTCGCGATTAACGAATATTACAGCACCAGACCGCTGCCAGTGTGGCGGCGCAGGCTAAGCATTGTGTCGAAACTGGCTAGCTTTGGCATAAATCTGTGGTGGGATCGCCAAACCGGCAGATTGGTCAAAAATCAGCCGGCGAGAGCTGAGCAGTTGCGGAAAATGCTGACTCAGTTAGGCCCAGCCTTCATCAAAATCGGGCAAGCTTTATCAACACGTCCTGACTTGGTGCCACCGGGTTATTTGGAAGAGTTGGCAAAATTGCAAGATCAACTGCCTCCCTTCGCCAACAAAATTGCCTACCAATTTATTGAAGAAGAACTTGGCGCTCATCCTGATGAGATTTATGCCGAACTTTCACTAGAGCCGGTGGCGGCGGCGTCCCTGGGGCAAGTTTACAAAGGCAAACTGAAAACCGGCGAAACGGTGGCGGTGAAGGTACAACGACCCGGTTTAGCTGAAAGCATCACTTTAGATGTTTACATCTTGCGGCGGTTGGCTGCTTGGGCACAAAGAAATATGAAACAAGTTCGCAGCGACTTAGTGGCAATTGCCGATGAGTTTGCCGCCCGCTTGTTTGAGGAAATGGACTACACCCACGAGGGTCATAATGCCGAACGATTCGCCGAGTTATACGGCCATTTGAAAGACATTTACGTGCCTAAAATTTACTGGCCTTACACGGGCCGGCGGGTGCTGACAATGGAGTGGATCGACGGCACCAAACTAACCAATTTAGAATCGCTAAGCGCTCAAGGAATTGACGCTTCATACCTCATTGAATTAGGCGTTCAGTGTTCCCTGCGCCAGTTGCTAGAACACGGCTTTTTCCATGCCGATCCCCATCCGGGTAATTTGATGGCAACGCGAGATGGCCAGTTAGCTTACCTCGACTTTGGCATGATGAGCGAGGTGAAACCTTATCAGCGTTACGGTTTAATTCAAGCTATTGTTCACCTCGTCAACCGCGATTTTGAAGGCTTGGCTCACGATTATGTGAAGCTAGAGTTTTTGACACCGGATACTGACCTAACGCCAATTATTCCAGCACTAGCCGGCGTGTTTGGTAATGCTTTGGGAGCAAGTGTTGCAGAACTGAATTTCAAGAGCATTACTGACGAGTTATCGCAAGTGATGTATGACTATCCCTTCCGCGTGCCGGCTTACTACGCATTGATTATCCGGTCGCTCGTGACCTTAGAAGGGATTGCAATTAATGTCGATCCCAACTTTAAGGTACTCAGTAAAGCTTATCCGTATGTGGCAAAGCGGCTGTTAACAGATACATCCCCAGAATTGCGATCTTCTTTGCGAGATTTGCTGTTTAAGGAAGGTAGTTTCCGCTGGAACCGGCTGGAGAATTTATTAAAGAATGCGAAAAGTAGCGATGATTATGATATCAGTCAAGCGCTGAATCAAGCATTAGAATTTTTGTTCTCCGAAAGGGGAGATTTCATTCGGGATTACTTGATTGATGAGATTGTTAAGACTTTAGATACCCTCTCGCGCCAAAGTTTTCAAAATGCGACTTCTGTTGTGGGAGAGTGGTTTGGTTTAAGGGTAAACAAGCCGGCGATGACTCCTGCAGAAGAGAAAAATATGGAGCATTTCCAACGCATTTTGGGAATTCTTCAAGAAACAAAAGGTTTCGATCCGGTAAAGGTGGCTTCAGTGCTTCCCCAGCTCATCCTCAAGCCAGAAACTCAGCGCATGGGTAAGCAAATTGCCGGTGGTTTAGCTCAGCGTGCTTTAGCGCGGTTGATTCGTGATGTTTTACTGCGCGATCAACCGAGTGAAACTAAGGGTTACAACGGCAGCCAACAACGCCCCTTATCTCTGCCGGCTCAAAGAACAAAATAA
- a CDS encoding homoserine dehydrogenase produces the protein MAFKVGLLGLGTVGTGTAEILLSPEGRHPLLQELEIYKIGVRSLDKGRTLQIDKNVYTTDLESIVTDPAVDIVVEVIGGLEPARSLILKAIAGGKHVVTANKAVIARYGDEIFTAANEKGVYVLLEAAVGGGIPVIQPLKQSLGANRIQSVTGIVNGTTNYILTRMATEGADFADVLADAQKLGYAEADPTADVDGFDAADKIAILASLAFNGRIKLEQIYREGIRQISAADIAYAEKLDFVIKLLAIAKREVTTSGNSQPSTQDNLQLRVHPTLVPKTHPLASINGVYNAILIEGEPLGQVMFYGRGAGAGPTASAVVADIMNIAAVLKTETETIPHPLISCSHQHYCTIAPMEEVVSRFYARFLTRDQPGVIGKLGTSFGNHGVSLESIVQTGMRDHLAEIVVVTHDVREGNFRQALEEIRTLDAVDSIPSILRVL, from the coding sequence GTGGCTTTCAAAGTAGGTTTGTTGGGATTAGGCACAGTTGGCACCGGCACGGCGGAGATTTTACTCTCCCCAGAAGGGCGTCATCCACTGTTGCAAGAGTTGGAAATCTATAAAATTGGAGTGCGTTCCCTTGATAAAGGTCGCACTTTACAAATAGACAAAAATGTGTATACAACAGACCTTGAATCAATCGTCACTGATCCGGCTGTTGACATTGTGGTAGAGGTGATCGGGGGACTTGAACCGGCACGCAGCCTCATTCTCAAAGCCATTGCCGGCGGTAAACACGTTGTCACCGCCAACAAAGCAGTCATCGCCCGCTATGGCGACGAAATCTTCACCGCAGCCAATGAAAAAGGCGTCTACGTCCTTCTAGAAGCCGCTGTTGGCGGTGGCATCCCCGTCATTCAACCCCTCAAACAATCCTTGGGTGCGAACCGCATTCAAAGCGTCACCGGCATCGTTAACGGCACCACCAACTACATCCTCACCCGAATGGCAACAGAAGGGGCGGACTTTGCCGATGTGCTCGCCGATGCCCAAAAACTTGGTTATGCGGAAGCCGATCCCACCGCAGATGTTGATGGTTTTGACGCTGCCGATAAAATCGCAATTCTGGCAAGTTTAGCCTTTAACGGACGCATTAAACTTGAACAAATTTACCGTGAAGGCATTCGGCAAATCAGTGCAGCCGATATTGCCTATGCCGAAAAATTAGATTTTGTAATTAAATTGCTGGCAATTGCCAAGCGTGAAGTTACAACCTCTGGGAATTCTCAACCTTCTACTCAAGATAATCTGCAACTGAGAGTGCATCCAACCTTAGTACCAAAAACGCATCCACTCGCCAGTATTAACGGTGTTTATAATGCAATTTTGATAGAGGGAGAACCCCTCGGACAGGTGATGTTTTATGGACGGGGTGCCGGTGCCGGCCCGACTGCGAGTGCGGTTGTCGCAGATATTATGAATATTGCGGCGGTTCTAAAAACCGAAACTGAAACCATACCTCATCCATTAATTAGTTGCTCTCACCAGCATTACTGCACCATCGCCCCAATGGAAGAAGTGGTGAGCCGGTTTTACGCCCGTTTCCTAACACGAGATCAACCCGGTGTGATTGGCAAATTAGGCACCAGTTTTGGCAACCACGGCGTTAGCTTAGAATCTATCGTACAAACAGGAATGCGCGATCATTTAGCAGAAATTGTTGTAGTTACGCACGATGTTCGTGAAGGGAATTTCCGACAAGCTTTAGAAGAAATTCGCACGCTAGATGCTGTCGATAGCATTCCGAGTATTCTGCGTGTACTTTAA
- a CDS encoding type II toxin-antitoxin system VapC family toxin, which yields MAIYVVDASVVIRRFIIEPYTPEVKVLFARMYQSDDLYVPEFCLLECVNVLWKKVRFQGLPQTDAEQFIHELLALPFQVVRVNTLLARALQIGLTH from the coding sequence ATGGCAATCTATGTAGTTGATGCCAGTGTGGTGATTCGGCGCTTCATCATAGAGCCTTACACGCCAGAGGTAAAGGTTTTGTTTGCTCGGATGTACCAAAGTGATGATTTGTATGTGCCTGAGTTTTGTCTGCTTGAGTGCGTTAATGTTCTGTGGAAGAAAGTTCGCTTTCAGGGACTGCCGCAGACAGACGCCGAGCAATTCATTCATGAACTGTTGGCGCTACCTTTTCAAGTTGTGCGAGTTAACACTTTGCTGGCTCGGGCGTTGCAAATTGGTTTAACGCATTAA
- the gatC gene encoding Asp-tRNA(Asn)/Glu-tRNA(Gln) amidotransferase subunit GatC, translating to MIDRDQVRKVAHLARLELTAEEEEQFTTQLGSILDYFEQLSELNTENVLPTTRVIDVSNVTRPDDLQPYPYREEILSCAPDQEGEFFKVPKIIGES from the coding sequence ATGATTGATCGCGATCAAGTCCGCAAAGTCGCTCATCTAGCGAGATTAGAACTCACAGCCGAGGAAGAGGAGCAATTTACAACTCAACTCGGTAGCATTCTGGATTATTTTGAGCAATTGAGCGAACTCAACACCGAGAATGTGCTTCCAACAACGCGAGTCATTGATGTTAGCAATGTAACGCGCCCGGATGATCTTCAGCCCTATCCTTATCGAGAAGAAATCCTAAGCTGCGCCCCCGATCAAGAGGGTGAATTCTTCAAAGTGCCAAAAATTATTGGCGAAAGTTAG
- a CDS encoding valine--tRNA ligase has protein sequence MTPTLPPQYDPATTEAKWQKFWEENQVFKADPNHPGEPYCMVIPPPNVTGSLHIGHTLGDTIMDILVRYHRMKGRNTLWVPGTDHASIAVQTILEKQLKEEGKTRYDLGREQFLERAWAWKAKSKGTIVGQLRRLGVSVDWSRERFTMDEGLSQAVSQAFVQLYEQGLIYRGNYLVNWCPESQSAVSDLEVENKEVKGNLWHFRYPLSDNSGYLEVATTRPETMLGDTAVAVNPNDDRYKHLIGKTLTLPIMGREIPIIADELVDPEFGTGCVKVTPAHDPNDFEMGQRHQLPFINIMNKDGSLNENAGPFQGQPRFTARKNVVKRLEEDGVLVKIEDYNHSVPYSDRGKVPVEPLLSTQWFVKIRPLADKALDSLDNQNSPEFVPQRWTKVYRDWLVKIKDWCISRQLWWGHQIPAWYVVSETGGEITDSTPFVVGRNEAEAREKADSQFGENVKLEQDPDVLDTWFSSGLWPFSTLGWPEQTTDFTTYYPTATLVTGFDIIFFWVARMTMMAGHFTDQMPFKDVYIHGLVLDENGKKMSKSANNGIDPLLLMDKYGTDALRYALVREVAGAGQDIRLEYNRKKQESATVEASRNFTNKLWNAARFVMMNLDGQTPQQLGQPAADALELCDRWILSRYHQMVRQSGDSIENYGIGEAAKALYEFFWGDFCDWYIELVKSRLQGEDTASRQVAQQTLAVVLEGILKLLHPFMPHITEEVWHTLTQAGENQTLALQIYPEVDATLLNLELESDFDLLMGTIRTVRNLRAEADIKPAVKVSAILQSESERERQILTLGQSYIQDLAKVEQLTIAETIDSDSLQTQEGEGGSIAGVVGTVQVVIPLAGVVDVAALRSKLEKSLAKVDAEAKSLSARLSNAAFVDNAKPEVVQGARDALAEAEKQVEILQSRLNNL, from the coding sequence ATGACTCCAACCCTCCCCCCTCAATACGATCCAGCAACCACAGAAGCCAAGTGGCAAAAATTCTGGGAAGAAAATCAAGTATTCAAAGCTGATCCAAATCATCCGGGCGAACCCTATTGCATGGTTATCCCGCCGCCCAATGTCACCGGCAGCTTGCACATAGGCCACACCCTCGGCGATACCATTATGGATATCCTCGTGCGCTACCACCGCATGAAAGGACGCAACACCCTATGGGTTCCCGGAACCGATCACGCCAGTATCGCAGTACAAACGATTCTGGAAAAACAGCTCAAGGAAGAAGGTAAAACCCGCTACGATTTGGGGCGCGAACAATTCTTAGAACGGGCTTGGGCGTGGAAAGCAAAATCCAAGGGGACAATTGTTGGCCAACTTCGCCGGCTGGGTGTGTCAGTCGATTGGTCGCGGGAACGCTTCACAATGGATGAGGGCTTATCCCAAGCTGTTTCACAAGCGTTCGTCCAACTCTACGAACAAGGGCTAATCTATCGCGGCAATTATCTCGTGAATTGGTGCCCAGAGTCCCAGTCTGCCGTCTCTGACTTAGAAGTCGAAAATAAAGAAGTTAAAGGCAATCTCTGGCACTTCCGCTATCCCCTCAGCGACAATTCTGGCTACCTGGAAGTGGCAACAACCCGCCCAGAAACCATGTTGGGAGATACCGCCGTTGCTGTTAATCCCAACGATGATCGCTACAAGCATTTAATCGGGAAAACCCTGACGCTGCCAATTATGGGGCGAGAAATTCCGATTATTGCCGATGAATTAGTTGATCCCGAATTCGGCACCGGCTGCGTCAAAGTCACGCCGGCACATGACCCAAATGACTTTGAAATGGGCCAGCGCCATCAACTGCCGTTCATCAATATTATGAACAAAGATGGCTCCTTAAACGAAAATGCCGGCCCATTCCAAGGACAACCCCGCTTTACCGCCCGCAAAAATGTCGTAAAGCGGCTAGAAGAAGACGGCGTGCTCGTAAAAATCGAGGATTACAACCACAGCGTCCCTTATAGCGATCGAGGAAAGGTGCCGGTGGAACCCCTCCTCTCTACCCAGTGGTTCGTCAAAATTCGCCCCCTCGCTGACAAGGCGCTAGACTCCCTAGACAACCAAAACTCCCCGGAATTTGTGCCTCAGCGCTGGACGAAAGTTTACCGCGACTGGCTAGTAAAAATAAAAGATTGGTGCATTTCCCGGCAGTTGTGGTGGGGGCATCAAATCCCCGCCTGGTATGTCGTCAGTGAAACCGGCGGCGAAATTACCGACAGCACCCCCTTTGTCGTGGGACGAAATGAAGCCGAGGCGCGAGAAAAAGCCGATTCACAATTTGGTGAAAATGTCAAGTTAGAGCAAGATCCCGATGTCCTCGATACCTGGTTTTCTTCTGGACTTTGGCCCTTCTCAACCTTGGGTTGGCCAGAACAAACCACAGATTTCACCACTTATTATCCCACTGCCACCCTTGTCACCGGCTTTGATATCATCTTCTTCTGGGTTGCCCGGATGACAATGATGGCAGGACATTTCACGGATCAAATGCCGTTTAAAGACGTTTATATTCACGGGTTAGTGCTCGATGAAAACGGCAAGAAAATGTCAAAATCTGCTAATAATGGCATCGATCCGCTGTTACTAATGGATAAATATGGGACAGATGCCTTGCGCTATGCTTTGGTGCGAGAAGTTGCCGGTGCCGGCCAAGATATCCGGCTGGAATATAATCGCAAAAAACAAGAATCGGCAACCGTAGAAGCCTCTCGTAACTTCACCAATAAGTTGTGGAATGCCGCCCGGTTTGTGATGATGAATCTAGATGGGCAAACACCCCAACAATTAGGCCAGCCGGCAGCAGATGCCCTAGAATTGTGTGATCGCTGGATTCTGTCTCGCTATCATCAGATGGTGCGGCAAAGCGGCGATTCCATCGAAAATTACGGCATCGGAGAAGCTGCAAAAGCACTCTATGAATTCTTCTGGGGCGATTTCTGCGATTGGTATATTGAGCTAGTGAAGTCGCGTTTACAAGGTGAGGATACAGCCTCGCGGCAGGTGGCGCAGCAAACCTTGGCAGTTGTTTTGGAAGGAATTTTAAAACTGCTGCATCCCTTTATGCCTCACATTACTGAGGAAGTTTGGCACACCCTAACGCAAGCCGGTGAAAATCAAACGTTAGCCTTACAAATCTATCCAGAGGTTGATGCAACTTTGCTCAATCTAGAGTTAGAGTCAGATTTTGATTTGCTGATGGGCACAATCCGCACAGTTCGCAATCTTCGCGCTGAAGCGGATATCAAGCCGGCGGTGAAAGTGTCGGCGATTTTACAAAGTGAAAGTGAGCGCGAACGACAAATTCTCACATTAGGGCAATCTTACATTCAAGATTTAGCGAAAGTTGAGCAATTAACCATCGCTGAGACAATTGATTCTGATTCTCTCCAAACTCAAGAAGGAGAAGGCGGCTCAATTGCCGGTGTGGTGGGAACTGTTCAAGTTGTCATTCCTTTAGCCGGCGTTGTTGATGTTGCGGCACTGCGATCTAAATTAGAAAAAAGTTTAGCGAAAGTAGACGCAGAAGCTAAATCTTTAAGCGCTCGGCTGAGTAATGCTGCTTTTGTTGATAATGCTAAACCAGAAGTGGTGCAGGGAGCGCGGGATGCACTAGCAGAAGCCGAGAAACAGGTGGAAATTTTGCAGAGCCGGCTCAATAACCTCTAG